The sequence CAAAAGCAGGCGACCATCTTCGCCAGCAGGGCCGGATAGCCGAAGGCATTGGCGCCCAGGCTGCCGGCCGCGCACATGGCGCCGACGAACTGGCTGTGGAGGCGATCGGCGGTGAAGATGAACAGGAACAGCGAAGCGATCTCGAAGGCGAAGACCAGGCCCAGGATGGTGGAGACCAGATAGGTGCGGCGCTCCAAAGACAGCTGCAGCTCACTGCCGCTGTCCGGTCGCCAGCTTCTGAGAATGCGCACGCCGAGGCCGGCGGCGTAGACCAGGAGCAGGCTGGCCAGAAGCGATGCCCCGAGAATCGCCAGAATCCCCGGATGTTGGATCATGTGGCCGCGCTGTTGGCTACGATCCGGCCGTCCCGCATCTCGATCACCGTGTCGGCGAGGGGCGAGTCGTGGACGATGGGGTCGTGGCTGGCGATGATCACCGTCTTGCCCTCGGCCTTCAGCCTGCCGACGATCGCCATGAATTCCCGGGACAAGGTGCTGTCCAGATGGGCGGTGGGCTCATCGGCGATGATGATGCCAGGGTCGTTGATGAGGGCGCGGGCGATGGCCACCCGCTGCTGCTCACCGCCGGACAGCCAGTCGACCCGGGAGAAGACGTGGCGTTCGAGGCTGAACAGCGCCAGAAGCGCCAGGCCCCGCTGCCGGGATTGATGATAGTCGGCTTCGGTGGGATAGGTGGGCAAGAGCACATTCTCCAGCACCGTGATGCCCTTGATGAGGTTGAAGTGCTGGAAGATGAAGCCGAAGAAGGCGCGGCGAATCTCGGTGAGAAACCGCTCCGGCAGGCTGGAGATGTCAAGCCCGGTCCCGTCCGCCTGCTCCGGGGCAAAGGACGGCCGGAGGCCATGGAGCCGGATCCGGCCTTCGCTGGGCCGCGCCATGCAGCCGATGAGGGAGAGGAGGGTGGTCTTGCCGGAGCCGCTCGGTCCTTTCAGCACGGTCACCTGTCCCTGGTGCACCGTCAGGTCCACCCCGTCCACAGCGGTAAGCTCGTTGGCCCGGCCCACGTGGAAGCGCTTCTTCACCCCGGAAAGCTCGATCACGCTCACGACCTCATGGCCGCGTCCGGGTCCACCGTGGCCGCCAGCCAGGAGGGGATGATGGTGGCCACGGTATAGGGGATGACGGACAGGAAGAAGAGCACGCCGAGCTGGTAGGCGTCGATCTCCGGCACCAGCCGGAAGCGGGGATAGAGCACCGCCCAGCCCTTCAGGGCATGCTCGAAGAGCGAAGCGGAGAAGAAGAAGACATGGC is a genomic window of Thermodesulfobacteriota bacterium containing:
- a CDS encoding ABC transporter ATP-binding protein, with the translated sequence MIELSGVKKRFHVGRANELTAVDGVDLTVHQGQVTVLKGPSGSGKTTLLSLIGCMARPSEGRIRLHGLRPSFAPEQADGTGLDISSLPERFLTEIRRAFFGFIFQHFNLIKGITVLENVLLPTYPTEADYHQSRQRGLALLALFSLERHVFSRVDWLSGGEQQRVAIARALINDPGIIIADEPTAHLDSTLSREFMAIVGRLKAEGKTVIIASHDPIVHDSPLADTVIEMRDGRIVANSAAT